The Halomonas sp. 7T genome contains a region encoding:
- a CDS encoding aldehyde dehydrogenase family protein, translating to MIYANPGDTGSVVSFEKRYGNYIGGEFVPPVNGQYFDNISPVNGKVFCEIPRSSAEDIDKALDAAHKAAPAWGKTSVQERSNILLKIADRLEQNLEMLAVAETWDNGKAVRETLNADIPLAVDHFRYFAGCLRSQEGTAADIDANTVSYHFHEPLGVVGQIIPWNFPILMAAWKLGPALASGNCVVLKPAEQTPASILKVMEVIGDLLPPGVLNIVNGFGAEAGQALATSKRIAKIAFTGSTPVGSHILKCAAENIIPSTVELGGKSPNIYFADIMNAEPTFIDKAVEGLVLAFFNQGEVCTCPSRALIQESMYDEFMAKVIERTKTIKRGNPLDTDVQVGAQASQEQFDKIMSYMDIARDEGAEFLTGGDKETLDDSINSGYYIQPTLLKGNNQMRVFQEEIFGPVVAVTTFKDEEEALAIANDTEFGLGAGVWSRDMNVAFRMGRGIQAGRVWTNCYHQYPAHAAFGGYKKSGVGRETHQMALNHYQQTKNLLVSYDINPLGFF from the coding sequence ATGATCTACGCCAACCCTGGTGATACCGGTTCTGTGGTGTCATTTGAAAAACGTTATGGCAACTACATTGGCGGTGAGTTTGTTCCCCCTGTCAACGGCCAGTACTTCGACAACATTAGCCCAGTTAATGGCAAAGTGTTCTGTGAAATTCCTCGTTCTAGCGCAGAAGATATCGATAAAGCGCTGGATGCTGCGCACAAAGCCGCACCGGCATGGGGCAAAACCTCGGTTCAAGAGCGCAGTAATATTTTACTCAAAATTGCCGACCGCCTTGAGCAGAACCTGGAAATGCTCGCTGTGGCCGAAACATGGGACAACGGTAAAGCCGTTCGTGAAACCCTCAATGCGGATATTCCGCTGGCTGTTGATCACTTCCGCTATTTTGCAGGTTGCCTGCGCTCCCAAGAGGGCACCGCTGCGGATATCGACGCTAACACCGTCTCTTATCATTTCCACGAACCGCTGGGTGTCGTGGGGCAGATTATCCCCTGGAACTTCCCAATTCTGATGGCGGCCTGGAAACTAGGCCCCGCGCTGGCATCAGGCAACTGCGTGGTGCTCAAGCCGGCTGAGCAAACTCCCGCCTCCATTTTGAAAGTGATGGAAGTGATTGGCGACCTGTTGCCACCCGGCGTGCTCAACATCGTCAATGGTTTTGGCGCAGAAGCAGGCCAAGCGTTGGCGACCAGCAAGCGGATTGCCAAAATTGCCTTTACGGGCTCAACGCCCGTTGGCTCGCATATTCTGAAGTGCGCGGCAGAGAATATTATTCCTTCCACCGTCGAACTGGGTGGCAAGTCCCCCAACATCTATTTTGCCGACATCATGAATGCCGAACCGACGTTCATTGATAAAGCGGTAGAAGGACTCGTGCTGGCGTTCTTCAATCAGGGTGAGGTGTGTACCTGTCCGTCGCGAGCCTTGATTCAGGAGAGTATGTACGACGAGTTCATGGCGAAGGTGATTGAGCGCACCAAAACCATCAAGCGCGGCAATCCGCTGGATACCGACGTGCAGGTGGGCGCGCAGGCGTCTCAAGAGCAGTTCGATAAAATTATGTCGTACATGGATATCGCCCGTGACGAAGGCGCTGAATTCCTGACCGGCGGTGATAAAGAGACTCTGGATGACAGCATCAACAGCGGCTATTACATTCAGCCCACGCTGCTGAAAGGCAATAATCAGATGCGCGTTTTCCAAGAGGAGATCTTTGGGCCGGTTGTCGCGGTCACAACCTTCAAAGATGAAGAGGAAGCGCTGGCGATCGCCAACGACACCGAGTTTGGCCTGGGCGCGGGTGTATGGAGCCGCGATATGAACGTGGCCTTCCGCATGGGTCGTGGCATTCAAGCGGGCCGTGTATGGACCAACTGCTACCATCAGTACCCCGCCCATGCGGCTTTCGGTGGCTATAAGAAATCCGGCGTTGGCCGCGAAACGCACCAAATGGCGCTGAATCACTATCAGCAAACCAAAAACCTGCTGGTCAGCTACGATATCAACCCGCTTGGGTTCTTCTAA
- the adhP gene encoding alcohol dehydrogenase AdhP: MDNTMRAAVVREFGQPLAIEEVDVPRPKQGEVLMKVAASGVCHTDLHAAHGDWPVKPSPPFIPGHEGVGHVVAVGAGVSHVKEGDRIGVPWLYSACGFCEHCLGGWETLCESQQNTGYSVNGGFADYTLADAGYVGRLPDNVGFVELAPVLCAGVTVYKGLKMTDTRPGQWVVISGIGGLGHMAVQYAKAMGLNVAAVDIDDGKLALAERLGATVTVNAMKTDPAAYLKKTIGGAHGALVTAVSPKAFDQAQNMLRRGGTLVLNGLPPGDFPLPIFSTVLNGITIRGSIVGTRSDLQEALDFAAEGKVEATVATDTLDNINDVFQRMIDGKIEGRIVLDMAG; the protein is encoded by the coding sequence ATGGATAATACAATGCGGGCGGCTGTCGTGCGCGAGTTCGGACAGCCGTTAGCCATAGAAGAAGTCGATGTTCCACGCCCAAAGCAGGGGGAGGTATTGATGAAGGTGGCGGCCTCGGGGGTCTGCCATACGGATCTACACGCAGCGCACGGCGACTGGCCAGTAAAACCCTCACCTCCCTTTATTCCAGGGCATGAAGGCGTTGGGCATGTCGTGGCAGTCGGGGCCGGTGTTTCCCATGTCAAAGAGGGAGACCGTATCGGTGTTCCTTGGCTCTACTCGGCCTGCGGTTTTTGCGAACACTGCCTAGGCGGCTGGGAAACCTTATGTGAATCCCAACAAAATACCGGTTACAGCGTTAACGGTGGGTTTGCTGACTATACCTTGGCCGACGCGGGGTATGTGGGGCGGCTGCCTGATAACGTTGGCTTTGTCGAGCTGGCCCCGGTGCTGTGTGCCGGCGTAACGGTTTATAAAGGTTTAAAAATGACCGATACCCGTCCCGGCCAGTGGGTGGTGATTTCGGGCATTGGTGGCCTAGGCCACATGGCAGTGCAATATGCCAAAGCCATGGGGCTTAACGTAGCGGCTGTCGATATTGACGACGGCAAGCTGGCGCTGGCTGAGCGCTTGGGCGCGACGGTCACGGTAAACGCCATGAAAACTGACCCCGCGGCATACCTGAAAAAGACCATTGGCGGCGCCCATGGTGCGCTGGTCACGGCGGTGTCGCCGAAGGCCTTCGATCAGGCGCAAAATATGCTGCGCCGTGGCGGTACGCTGGTCCTTAATGGCTTACCACCAGGCGATTTTCCACTGCCTATCTTTAGCACCGTGCTCAACGGCATCACTATTCGTGGTTCGATTGTCGGCACGCGTAGCGACCTTCAGGAAGCGCTCGATTTTGCGGCAGAGGGCAAAGTGGAGGCCACCGTTGCAACGGATACACTGGACAATATCAACGATGTTTTCCAGCGCATGATAGACGGTAAAATCGAGGGGCGTATTGTGTTAGACATGGCGGGCTAA
- the betT gene encoding choline BCCT transporter BetT, translated as MAKDNSVLPSRDRLNPVVFHGSVAGILVFLILTMLFTEQAGAFFDAGLAWVSKTFGWYYMLAIVAYLLFVVVIGMSRFGSIRLGPDHSRPEFSLLSWSAMLFAAGIGIDLLFFSVAEPVAHYLAPPDLTPESQEAMRNAVVQTYLHWGLSGWGLYVLMGMALAYFSYRHRLPLAIRSALYPLLGKRIHGPIGNAVDITAVISTVFGIATSLGIGVMQLNYGLAYMFDVPESLTVQVILIALVVVLATISVVTGVEKGIRRLSEFNMLLALALMLFVLFSGDTLVLLDKVVNNAGDYLSGFVAASFDTYAFADEGAQEWKMWWTIFFWGWWIAWTPFVGLFLARISRGRTIRQFVAGALFIPLSFMMVWMSVFGNSGIELVANQGVVELGEQALNTPQTTLYTLLEYYPYVGITAAVVTVLGIVFFITSADSGALVLANFTSILSDVNHDAPVKLRIFWSAVIGLITIALLMAGGLAALQSAVVITALPFSLVIFAIMVGTYKALKLEGSKADARRMIAGSAPGGDWRERLDRALDTSNRAGAAATIEHSIRPAMTQFAQELESRGQTANVTEEHVEGESLPNLMLQVDFGDATSFVYQVCPHRMRTPSFIPADDDFYVRLDVFLAEGGQDKDLNGYTRGQVIGDLVAEYERHLHFLTLAGQQMGHVQAMPGTIGEPPEDAQM; from the coding sequence ATGGCGAAAGACAATTCCGTTCTTCCCTCCCGCGACCGGCTGAATCCCGTGGTTTTTCACGGCAGCGTAGCTGGCATTCTCGTGTTTCTTATCCTAACGATGCTGTTCACAGAACAAGCGGGCGCTTTTTTTGATGCTGGCCTCGCCTGGGTAAGCAAAACGTTTGGCTGGTATTACATGCTAGCGATTGTGGCTTACCTACTGTTCGTAGTAGTGATTGGCATGTCCCGCTTTGGCAGCATACGGTTAGGGCCTGACCATTCTCGCCCAGAGTTTTCGCTGCTCTCCTGGTCGGCGATGCTGTTTGCCGCCGGGATCGGTATCGACCTGCTTTTCTTCAGCGTGGCTGAACCCGTGGCGCACTACCTGGCACCGCCAGATTTAACCCCAGAAAGCCAGGAGGCAATGCGCAACGCCGTCGTTCAAACCTATCTGCACTGGGGGCTCTCTGGGTGGGGGCTGTACGTGTTGATGGGTATGGCGCTGGCCTACTTCAGCTACCGTCACCGCCTGCCGCTGGCGATCCGTAGCGCGCTCTATCCACTGCTGGGCAAGCGTATCCACGGCCCTATTGGTAATGCGGTGGACATTACAGCGGTCATCTCTACCGTCTTTGGTATCGCGACCAGCCTGGGTATCGGGGTCATGCAGTTGAACTATGGCCTGGCCTATATGTTCGACGTGCCTGAGTCGCTCACGGTACAGGTTATTTTGATCGCCCTTGTGGTGGTGCTTGCGACGATTTCAGTGGTGACGGGTGTTGAGAAAGGCATCCGTCGCTTGTCTGAATTCAACATGCTGTTAGCGCTCGCGCTGATGCTATTTGTGCTGTTCTCTGGCGATACGCTGGTACTGCTGGATAAAGTGGTGAATAACGCCGGTGACTATCTATCAGGCTTTGTGGCAGCAAGCTTTGACACCTACGCCTTTGCTGATGAAGGCGCTCAAGAGTGGAAGATGTGGTGGACGATCTTCTTCTGGGGCTGGTGGATTGCCTGGACACCGTTTGTCGGTCTTTTCTTGGCGCGTATTTCACGCGGCCGCACTATTCGCCAGTTTGTTGCAGGCGCCCTGTTTATTCCGCTCTCCTTCATGATGGTCTGGATGTCAGTGTTTGGTAATAGCGGCATTGAGCTGGTGGCTAACCAAGGCGTTGTCGAACTGGGTGAACAAGCCTTGAATACTCCGCAAACCACGCTCTACACGCTGCTTGAGTACTACCCCTATGTAGGTATTACGGCAGCGGTCGTGACCGTACTCGGCATTGTGTTCTTTATTACCTCGGCAGACTCTGGTGCGCTGGTACTGGCTAACTTCACTTCTATATTGAGCGACGTTAACCACGATGCGCCGGTGAAGCTGCGTATTTTCTGGTCCGCGGTCATTGGCTTAATTACTATCGCGCTATTGATGGCAGGCGGGCTGGCCGCACTGCAGAGCGCCGTGGTGATTACGGCCCTGCCCTTCTCGCTGGTGATTTTCGCCATTATGGTCGGCACCTATAAAGCGCTGAAGCTGGAAGGCAGTAAAGCAGATGCCCGGCGCATGATTGCGGGAAGCGCCCCCGGCGGCGACTGGCGCGAGCGGTTGGATCGCGCGTTAGACACCTCTAACCGTGCCGGTGCGGCCGCCACGATTGAGCACTCAATCCGCCCCGCCATGACGCAGTTTGCCCAGGAACTTGAGAGCCGTGGACAGACGGCCAACGTGACCGAAGAGCATGTTGAGGGAGAGTCACTGCCCAACCTGATGCTGCAGGTCGATTTTGGCGATGCAACGAGCTTTGTTTACCAAGTGTGTCCGCACCGCATGCGTACCCCAAGCTTCATCCCCGCTGATGATGACTTCTACGTGCGCTTGGATGTGTTTTTAGCCGAGGGTGGCCAAGATAAAGACCTGAACGGTTACACCCGAGGCCAAGTGATTGGCGACTTAGTAGCGGAGTATGAACGCCATCTACACTTCCTCACCCTGGCAGGCCAGCAGATGGGCCATGTGCAAGCGATGCCCGGTACCATCGGCGAACCACCTGAAGATGCGCAGATGTAA
- a CDS encoding response regulator translates to MTSQDTPPTRSLLIVEDEPKIARLMADYLTSHSFDTTIISHGDDVMPWLSQHVPALVLLDVMLPGKDGLTLCREIRQQWPTLPIIMVTAKVEEVDRLLGLELGADDYICKPFSPREVVARVKAVLRRSQAAVEPTEAGGQAPVTLDEEGWQALAHGQDLGLTAVEFQLLRVMMQSPGRIFSREQLMDHMYRDNRIVSERTVDSHIKKLRKKIHEALPELEIIRSVYGVGYKYQPEG, encoded by the coding sequence ATGACCTCACAAGATACGCCTCCCACCCGCTCATTACTGATTGTTGAAGATGAGCCGAAAATTGCCCGACTAATGGCCGACTACTTAACCAGCCACAGCTTCGACACCACCATCATTAGTCATGGCGACGACGTTATGCCGTGGTTAAGCCAGCATGTTCCGGCCCTGGTGCTGCTGGACGTTATGCTGCCGGGTAAAGATGGCTTAACGCTCTGCCGAGAAATTCGCCAGCAGTGGCCAACGCTGCCGATTATTATGGTCACCGCCAAAGTAGAAGAGGTCGACCGCCTGCTAGGGCTGGAACTGGGTGCCGATGACTATATTTGCAAACCGTTTAGCCCCCGCGAAGTAGTCGCCCGGGTGAAGGCCGTGCTACGCCGCAGCCAAGCGGCCGTTGAGCCGACAGAGGCGGGGGGCCAAGCGCCCGTCACGCTGGATGAAGAGGGCTGGCAGGCATTGGCCCACGGCCAGGATCTCGGCCTGACTGCGGTTGAGTTTCAGCTGCTCCGCGTCATGATGCAGTCGCCGGGGCGCATCTTCAGCCGCGAGCAGCTGATGGATCACATGTACCGCGACAACCGCATCGTTTCCGAGCGCACCGTGGACAGCCATATCAAAAAACTGCGCAAGAAAATCCACGAAGCGCTGCCGGAGCTGGAAATCATCCGCTCGGTGTATGGCGTTGGCTATAAGTACCAGCCAGAGGGATAA
- a CDS encoding alpha/beta hydrolase: protein MPALRAVRHYLSLSALVLLISGCGATHQSTTVPAIEQASLQQRSIPFTRLPPQRFTPADWPQALEARVLLPTTPGAERRPAALVVHGGGWRNRGPDDMEGIAEQLAAQGYVAVNIEHRFAPEYRFPAQLHDLQQAMAWVHANAAAWNIDTQRIVGVGFSSGAHLVSLLALAGEEGPLADPYGGERTRLAAVLAGGLPSDLLKFNDGRLVVDFIGGTRAEKNEAYRLASPIRQITPEAPPFFLFHGKWDQLVPVDHATDFYQALQDNNIESELYLQRFRGHFGSFLLRGSAIDAGIAFLNRQVMP from the coding sequence ATGCCAGCTCTACGCGCTGTACGTCACTACCTTAGCCTAAGCGCCCTTGTACTATTGATCAGCGGCTGCGGGGCCACCCATCAAAGCACCACCGTCCCAGCCATTGAACAAGCCTCGCTCCAGCAGAGGAGCATCCCCTTTACCCGTTTACCGCCTCAGCGCTTCACCCCGGCGGATTGGCCCCAGGCATTAGAGGCCCGAGTGCTGCTGCCCACAACACCGGGGGCTGAACGGCGACCCGCCGCGCTGGTGGTTCACGGCGGCGGCTGGCGTAATCGCGGCCCAGACGATATGGAGGGCATCGCTGAACAATTAGCGGCGCAAGGGTATGTCGCGGTGAATATCGAGCACCGTTTTGCCCCTGAATACCGTTTTCCCGCCCAGCTGCATGATTTACAGCAGGCAATGGCATGGGTTCATGCCAATGCGGCAGCGTGGAACATTGATACACAGCGAATCGTAGGCGTTGGGTTCTCATCCGGGGCGCACCTAGTGAGCTTGTTGGCCCTGGCGGGGGAAGAGGGGCCATTAGCCGACCCTTATGGCGGCGAGCGTACGCGATTAGCGGCTGTGTTGGCCGGCGGCTTGCCGAGCGATCTGCTTAAGTTTAACGATGGCCGGCTTGTGGTGGATTTCATTGGGGGTACCCGTGCTGAAAAAAATGAAGCCTATCGATTAGCATCCCCCATTCGGCAGATCACCCCAGAGGCACCGCCGTTTTTCCTCTTTCACGGCAAGTGGGATCAGTTGGTGCCTGTCGACCACGCCACCGATTTCTATCAGGCGCTGCAGGACAACAACATCGAGAGCGAGCTTTACTTGCAACGCTTTCGCGGCCACTTTGGCAGCTTTTTGCTACGCGGCAGCGCTATTGATGCAGGCATCGCGTTTCTTAACCGGCAGGTAATGCCCTAG
- a CDS encoding ATP-binding protein has translation MARLALLRQWQPSRLGLKLFVVILSVNVAIAASIFLAVSYSIDRGFLDYLNQAQERRATLLADGLITRWETQGSWEWLEQSPERWPFIVRFELGQEHRDRPSSLGEASDFALRDAEGNDVIAPSGRRLGPSEWRWLTLYSDMTGNGDNHAIGALGFRPPQHMMERMESRFLERQQRNLVVIVVSLVLASLLLAGGISWWLGRRTRALAGATLRLTEGDYHTRLAVKGRDELSRLARDFNVLAATLEASRDARARWVSDTAHELRTPLAVLRGEIEAMQDGIRPLDQENLASLAQEVAQLERLVTDLRLLSQSDAGALDIQLAPMNLSECLSGRLSDADRWLEESRLTLITHISPEVMIRGDAQRLRQLWSNLLDNSCAYTQPPGELQVTLSVANKHAVIEWQDSAPGVPESELTRLTERLYRVEGSRNRASGGSGLGLSIASALVSAHGGTLEASASPLGGLKWTLRFPLLTSTPI, from the coding sequence ATGGCACGGCTCGCGTTATTGCGCCAGTGGCAGCCTTCGCGGCTCGGGTTAAAGTTGTTTGTGGTGATTTTGAGCGTCAACGTCGCCATTGCGGCCAGCATATTTCTGGCGGTCTCCTACAGCATCGATCGCGGCTTTTTAGATTACCTGAACCAAGCCCAGGAGCGTCGGGCGACACTGCTCGCCGATGGGCTGATTACCCGTTGGGAAACCCAAGGCAGCTGGGAGTGGCTGGAACAGTCCCCGGAACGCTGGCCGTTTATTGTGCGTTTCGAGCTTGGCCAGGAGCACCGCGACCGCCCCTCCTCGCTGGGCGAAGCGAGTGATTTTGCCCTACGCGACGCAGAGGGCAATGACGTTATCGCACCGAGCGGCCGTCGCCTTGGCCCGAGTGAGTGGCGCTGGCTCACGCTCTATAGCGACATGACGGGCAACGGCGATAACCACGCCATTGGCGCTCTTGGGTTTCGACCGCCGCAGCATATGATGGAGCGGATGGAGAGCCGCTTTTTAGAGCGCCAGCAACGCAATCTAGTGGTTATTGTGGTCTCACTGGTGCTGGCATCCTTACTGCTGGCGGGAGGAATCTCCTGGTGGTTAGGCCGACGAACCCGCGCCTTAGCGGGCGCCACTCTGCGACTCACCGAAGGGGATTACCACACTCGCCTAGCGGTTAAGGGCCGGGATGAACTTTCTCGCCTCGCGCGGGACTTCAACGTACTAGCGGCCACCCTGGAGGCCAGCCGTGACGCCCGGGCGCGCTGGGTTTCCGATACGGCTCACGAACTGCGTACGCCGCTGGCGGTGCTGCGCGGTGAAATTGAAGCGATGCAGGACGGTATTCGCCCTCTCGACCAGGAGAACCTTGCCTCGTTAGCCCAGGAGGTCGCCCAGCTTGAGCGGTTAGTGACCGACCTGCGCCTGCTCTCCCAAAGCGATGCAGGCGCGCTGGATATTCAGCTCGCGCCCATGAACCTGAGCGAATGCTTGAGCGGCCGCTTAAGCGATGCCGACCGCTGGCTTGAGGAGAGCCGCTTGACGCTGATTACCCACATAAGCCCTGAGGTAATGATTCGCGGTGATGCCCAGCGTCTGCGCCAGCTGTGGAGTAACCTGCTCGATAACAGCTGCGCCTATACGCAGCCCCCTGGCGAATTACAGGTCACCCTAAGCGTCGCGAATAAGCACGCGGTGATCGAATGGCAGGACAGCGCTCCGGGCGTACCTGAGAGCGAGCTTACGCGACTCACCGAGCGCCTTTACCGCGTTGAAGGTTCGCGCAACCGCGCCAGCGGCGGTAGTGGCTTAGGGCTTTCCATTGCCAGCGCGCTGGTGAGTGCCCATGGCGGTACGCTGGAGGCCAGCGCTTCGCCCTTGGGCGGTCTAAAGTGGACGCTGCGCTTCCCTCTATTAACGTCTACCCCTATCTAG
- a CDS encoding efflux RND transporter permease subunit: MTRRGPLAWMVDHGVAPNLLMVLFIVGGLFASFAIKKEVFPEFETEIVQVTISYPGATPEDVEQSLLLPVEAAIANVEGIDELTASASEGSASVRATLTDGVDVMRAYQDIQQAVNAITTLPSAADPPRFTLAGRSRSVVSLQVYGTVGLAALHDAAEDVRAELQATSGISRVELSGNRDREIQVHLDDEAIERYGLDHQQLASRIAAEALDLASGQLTTAEGEWLIRYQGRRNSATEFAELPILTTPQGAHVVLGDIARVSEGFAETDREEFYNGLPGLSVDVYQVGTQTPTSLSTAVHDELERLRTTLPEGVSLDVSRDSSVVYQDRLSLLLKNAWMGLALVMILMALFLEARLAFWVTLGIPTAFLGAMLFLPWVGVSLNLMSMFAFIIALGIVVDDAIMVGENIYSYREEGYSLRDAAVKGAGEIAVPLTFAILSNIVAFLPLLFLPGFLGLIFATVPVVVITVFLISWVEALFILPAHLAHSRKPRQTPAWQRPLEAVRQRMQGGLHHFTYQQFEPFLQRALNQRLLSVALGVAILSIALAWAMSGRLGFSLMPRVESDQVQASVTLPIGSHISISRELSQQLLNAAEQLSEREETLSFSSSRSRLDGESLSVRLDIARESLDAWPPSRIAGEWRELTGDLVGAQSVRFESDVGGPGSGAALSLRLSHPDTLVLEAAATRLAELLGEYGLTDIDSGLGDGKPQLEMRLSAEGRALGLTGSDLAQALRGPLQGATAVEQFIGRREVSVEVRLPEQARDSLNELYRLPIRTPDGLSVPLSRVADITLSQASSSLQRIDGRRIITVTADTEGDGSINQVLATLQEDVFPTLSNTWPGLEVSMGGRQQDTADNLATLRTAMWLMLAALYALLAIPFRSYLQPLLVLAAIPFGIVGAVAGHMIMGFGLSIISLLGMLALSGVVINDALVLIDYANRKRREGMAPREAIVAAATRRLRPIMMTTLTTFLGLAPMILETSRQARFMIPMAISLGFGMLFATVILLVLVPCLYLGLENLRERLSKPHSPSPEGAR, from the coding sequence ATGACCCGCCGCGGCCCGCTGGCATGGATGGTCGACCACGGTGTAGCGCCCAACCTGCTGATGGTGCTGTTTATTGTTGGCGGCCTCTTTGCGTCTTTCGCGATCAAAAAAGAGGTCTTTCCTGAGTTTGAGACGGAAATTGTCCAAGTCACCATTAGCTACCCCGGCGCGACCCCGGAAGATGTCGAACAGAGCCTGCTTCTGCCTGTAGAAGCGGCCATTGCCAACGTTGAAGGCATTGATGAACTCACCGCCAGCGCCAGCGAAGGCAGCGCCAGCGTGCGCGCAACCCTAACCGATGGCGTCGACGTTATGCGCGCCTATCAGGATATCCAGCAGGCAGTGAACGCGATTACCACCCTGCCCAGCGCCGCCGACCCACCGCGCTTCACCCTGGCGGGCCGCTCGCGCAGCGTGGTCAGCCTGCAGGTCTATGGCACGGTGGGTTTAGCAGCGCTCCACGACGCCGCAGAGGACGTGCGCGCCGAGCTTCAGGCCACCAGCGGCATCTCTCGTGTCGAGCTCTCCGGCAACCGAGATCGCGAAATTCAGGTGCACCTGGACGACGAAGCCATTGAACGCTATGGATTGGATCACCAGCAGTTAGCCAGCCGCATCGCCGCTGAAGCGCTGGACTTAGCCAGTGGCCAGCTCACCACCGCCGAAGGCGAGTGGCTAATCCGCTATCAAGGGCGGCGTAACAGCGCCACTGAATTCGCTGAACTGCCCATCCTCACCACCCCGCAGGGTGCTCACGTTGTGTTGGGCGATATAGCCCGCGTGAGCGAAGGCTTTGCCGAAACCGACCGCGAGGAGTTCTACAACGGCCTGCCGGGGCTTTCAGTGGATGTTTACCAGGTGGGCACGCAAACCCCCACCAGCCTTTCCACAGCCGTGCATGACGAGCTTGAGCGGCTGCGCACGACGCTGCCAGAAGGCGTGAGCCTGGACGTGTCCCGAGACAGCTCTGTGGTATACCAAGACCGCCTTAGCCTACTGTTGAAAAACGCCTGGATGGGCCTAGCGCTTGTCATGATCCTGATGGCGCTGTTTCTGGAAGCACGGCTGGCGTTTTGGGTAACGCTGGGTATACCCACCGCGTTTTTAGGCGCCATGCTGTTCCTGCCATGGGTGGGCGTCTCCTTGAACCTCATGTCGATGTTCGCTTTTATTATTGCGCTCGGCATTGTGGTAGATGACGCCATTATGGTGGGTGAAAACATCTACAGCTACCGCGAGGAGGGCTACTCGCTGCGCGATGCGGCGGTGAAGGGCGCGGGGGAAATCGCAGTGCCACTCACCTTTGCCATCCTATCTAATATTGTGGCGTTTTTGCCGCTGCTGTTTTTACCCGGTTTTTTAGGGCTAATTTTCGCCACGGTGCCGGTGGTGGTGATTACCGTGTTCTTAATCTCCTGGGTGGAAGCGCTGTTTATTCTTCCCGCCCACCTTGCCCACAGCCGAAAGCCGCGCCAAACACCGGCGTGGCAGCGCCCCCTTGAAGCGGTGCGTCAGCGCATGCAGGGTGGCTTGCACCACTTCACCTACCAGCAGTTCGAGCCATTTTTGCAACGCGCACTCAACCAGCGCCTGCTCTCAGTAGCGCTCGGGGTGGCGATACTCTCGATAGCCCTGGCCTGGGCAATGAGTGGTCGGCTGGGGTTTTCACTCATGCCACGCGTGGAGTCCGACCAAGTGCAAGCCAGCGTGACGCTTCCCATTGGTAGCCACATCAGCATTAGCCGAGAACTTAGCCAGCAGCTGCTCAACGCCGCTGAGCAGCTTAGCGAGCGTGAAGAGACCCTCAGCTTTAGCAGTTCGCGCAGCCGCCTGGACGGTGAAAGCCTTTCGGTGCGTTTGGATATCGCCAGAGAGAGTCTGGACGCCTGGCCGCCTTCCCGTATTGCCGGGGAGTGGCGGGAGCTCACCGGCGATTTAGTCGGCGCACAGTCCGTCCGTTTTGAGTCTGACGTGGGTGGCCCTGGCAGCGGTGCGGCGCTGAGCCTGCGCCTCTCTCATCCCGACACCTTGGTGTTGGAAGCCGCCGCCACCCGGCTGGCAGAGCTGCTGGGAGAGTACGGGTTAACCGATATCGACAGCGGCTTAGGCGATGGCAAGCCGCAGCTTGAAATGCGCCTTTCCGCCGAAGGGCGGGCGCTGGGCTTAACCGGCAGCGACTTGGCCCAGGCGCTGCGCGGCCCCCTACAAGGCGCCACCGCCGTTGAGCAGTTTATAGGTCGGCGGGAAGTCAGCGTGGAAGTCCGCCTACCCGAGCAGGCGCGCGATAGCTTAAACGAGCTATATCGCCTGCCCATACGCACCCCAGACGGGCTCAGCGTACCGCTATCACGGGTCGCCGATATCACCCTCAGTCAGGCGTCCAGCAGTTTGCAGCGTATTGATGGCCGCCGGATTATCACCGTGACCGCCGATACGGAAGGCGATGGGTCGATTAACCAAGTGCTTGCCACCCTTCAAGAGGACGTTTTCCCCACCCTCAGCAATACGTGGCCGGGGCTTGAGGTCAGCATGGGCGGGCGCCAGCAGGACACCGCTGACAACTTAGCCACCCTACGTACCGCGATGTGGTTAATGCTCGCAGCGCTCTATGCACTGCTCGCTATTCCGTTTAGAAGCTACCTGCAGCCGCTGCTGGTACTCGCCGCCATTCCCTTTGGCATTGTGGGTGCCGTGGCTGGGCATATGATTATGGGCTTTGGGCTTTCGATTATCAGCCTGTTAGGCATGCTGGCGCTCTCAGGCGTGGTCATTAACGATGCTCTGGTATTAATCGACTACGCTAACCGCAAGCGCCGCGAAGGCATGGCCCCACGAGAAGCCATTGTGGCCGCCGCGACGCGGCGTCTACGGCCGATTATGATGACCACGTTAACGACCTTTTTAGGCCTTGCCCCGATGATCCTTGAAACCTCCCGCCAAGCACGCTTTATGATCCCTATGGCGATTTCGCTGGGGTTTGGCATGCTGTTTGCCACGGTTATCCTGCTGGTGCTGGTGCCCTGCCTTTACCTTGGCCTTGAGAATCTGCGCGAACGACTGAGCAAGCCACACTCGCCAAGCCCAGAAGGAGCACGCTGA